A stretch of Pseudomonas sp. LS.1a DNA encodes these proteins:
- the gpmI gene encoding 2,3-bisphosphoglycerate-independent phosphoglycerate mutase, protein MTSTPKPLVLIILDGFGHSESPEYNAIYAANTPVYDRLRASQPHGLISGSGMDVGLPDGQMGNSEVGHMNLGAGRVVYQDFTRVTKAIRDGEFFENPVLTGAVDKAASAGKAVHILGLLSDGGVHSHQDHLVAMAELAAQRGAEKIYLHAFLDGRDTPPRSAQSSIELLDATFARLGKGRIASLIGRYYAMDRDNRWDRVSAAYNLIVDSAAEYTADTALAGLEAAYARDESDEFVKATRIGDAVKVEDGDAVIFMNFRADRARELSRVFVEADFNEFPRPRLPQLAAYIGLTQYSAKIPAPAAFAPASLNNVLGEYLAKNGKTQLRIAETEKYAHVTFFFSGGREEPFEGEERILIPSPKVATYDLQPEMSAPEVTDRIVEAIEQQRYDVIVVNYANGDMVGHTGVFEAAVKAVEALDGCVGRIVEALDKVGGEALITADHGNVEQMEDECTGQAHTAHTTEPVPFIYVGKRNVKVREGGVLADVAPTMLKLLGLEKPVEMTGTSILVDA, encoded by the coding sequence ATGACGAGTACGCCCAAACCCCTGGTCCTGATCATCCTGGATGGCTTCGGCCACAGCGAAAGCCCCGAATACAATGCCATCTATGCCGCCAACACACCGGTCTATGACCGCCTGCGCGCCAGCCAGCCGCATGGCCTCATTTCCGGCTCTGGCATGGATGTCGGCCTGCCGGACGGGCAGATGGGCAACTCCGAAGTCGGTCACATGAACCTCGGCGCCGGCCGCGTGGTGTACCAGGACTTCACCCGGGTGACCAAGGCCATCCGCGACGGCGAGTTCTTCGAGAACCCGGTACTGACCGGCGCCGTGGACAAGGCAGCCAGTGCCGGCAAGGCCGTGCACATCCTCGGCCTGCTGTCCGATGGCGGCGTACACAGCCACCAGGACCACCTGGTGGCCATGGCTGAACTGGCCGCGCAGCGCGGCGCAGAGAAGATCTACCTGCACGCCTTCCTCGATGGCCGCGACACGCCGCCACGCAGCGCGCAGTCGTCCATCGAACTGCTCGACGCCACTTTTGCCAGGCTGGGCAAGGGCCGCATCGCCAGCCTGATCGGCCGCTACTACGCCATGGACCGCGACAACCGCTGGGACCGCGTCAGCGCCGCCTACAACCTGATCGTCGACAGCGCTGCCGAATACACCGCCGACACCGCCCTGGCTGGCCTGGAAGCGGCCTACGCCCGCGACGAGAGCGACGAGTTCGTCAAGGCCACACGTATCGGTGATGCAGTCAAGGTCGAAGACGGCGACGCGGTGATCTTCATGAACTTCCGCGCCGACCGTGCCCGCGAACTGTCGCGCGTGTTCGTCGAAGCCGACTTCAACGAATTCCCGCGCCCGCGCCTGCCACAACTGGCGGCCTACATCGGCCTGACCCAGTACTCGGCGAAGATCCCGGCCCCTGCCGCCTTCGCCCCGGCCAGCCTGAACAACGTGCTGGGCGAGTACCTGGCGAAGAACGGCAAGACCCAACTGCGCATCGCCGAGACCGAGAAGTACGCCCACGTCACCTTCTTCTTCTCCGGTGGCCGCGAAGAGCCGTTCGAAGGCGAAGAGCGCATCCTGATCCCGTCGCCGAAGGTCGCCACCTACGACCTGCAGCCGGAAATGAGCGCGCCGGAAGTGACCGACCGCATCGTCGAGGCCATCGAGCAGCAGCGTTATGACGTGATCGTGGTCAACTACGCCAACGGCGACATGGTCGGCCATACCGGCGTGTTCGAAGCTGCGGTGAAGGCCGTCGAGGCCCTCGATGGCTGCGTCGGGCGCATCGTCGAAGCACTGGACAAGGTCGGCGGCGAAGCGCTGATCACCGCCGACCACGGCAACGTCGAGCAGATGGAAGACGAGTGCACCGGCCAGGCGCACACTGCACATACCACCGAACCGGTGCCGTTCATCTATGTCGGCAAGCGCAACGTCAAGGTGCGTGAAGGCGGCGTGCTGGCCGATGTGGCGCCGACCATGCTGAAGCTGCTGGGGCTGGAAAAGCCGGTGGAAATGACCGGTACGTCCATCCTGGTCGACGCCTGA
- a CDS encoding murein hydrolase activator EnvC family protein gives MLRALILLALSCLLSPAFADERAQTQQQLDATRQDIAELKKTLGKLQEEKAGVQKDLKATETDIGNLEKQVEALQQELKKTEGELERLDTEKKKLQSARVEQQRLIAIQARSAYQNGREEYLKLLLNQQNPEKFARTLTYYDYLSKARLEQLRTFNETLRQLANVEQEIATQQQQLLAQRADLDSRRQSLETERGKRQQVLAKLNSDMKDRDQKLQSREQDQADLSKVLKTIEETLARQAREAEEARKKALLAQQEAEKRRQQEALAAAAAREQAREPVEPPKKARTTLGPMVSSDGASYGGAFSAARGKLPWPVNGRLLARFGDARGSDARAKWDGVMISANPGTQVRAVHGGRVVFADWLRGAGLLVILDHGNGYLSLYGHNQSLLKSAGDIVKAGEAISTVGDSGGQDAAGLYFAIRQQGRPTDPSQWCRG, from the coding sequence ATGCTTCGCGCCCTGATCCTCCTAGCCCTGTCTTGCCTGCTCAGCCCGGCCTTTGCCGATGAGCGTGCGCAGACCCAGCAGCAACTGGACGCCACTCGCCAGGACATTGCCGAGCTCAAGAAGACGCTGGGCAAGCTCCAGGAAGAAAAGGCCGGTGTGCAAAAGGACCTCAAAGCCACCGAGACCGATATCGGCAACCTCGAAAAGCAGGTGGAGGCCCTGCAGCAAGAACTAAAAAAGACCGAGGGCGAGCTGGAGCGCCTTGATACCGAGAAAAAAAAACTCCAGAGCGCCCGCGTTGAACAACAGCGACTGATCGCCATCCAGGCCCGTTCGGCCTACCAGAATGGCCGCGAGGAATACCTCAAGCTGCTGCTCAACCAGCAGAACCCCGAGAAGTTCGCCCGCACCCTCACCTACTACGACTACCTGAGCAAGGCGCGCCTGGAGCAACTGCGCACCTTCAACGAGACCCTGCGCCAACTGGCCAACGTCGAACAGGAAATCGCCACCCAGCAGCAACAGCTGCTGGCCCAGCGCGCCGACCTCGACAGCCGCCGCCAGTCCCTGGAAACCGAGCGCGGCAAGCGCCAACAGGTGCTGGCCAAGCTCAACAGCGACATGAAGGACCGCGACCAGAAGCTGCAGTCGCGCGAGCAGGACCAGGCCGACCTGTCCAAAGTACTCAAGACCATCGAGGAAACCCTCGCCCGCCAGGCCCGCGAGGCCGAAGAAGCGCGCAAGAAGGCCTTGCTGGCCCAGCAGGAAGCGGAAAAACGCCGCCAGCAGGAAGCCCTGGCCGCCGCTGCCGCCCGCGAACAGGCCCGCGAACCGGTGGAGCCGCCGAAAAAGGCCCGCACCACCCTGGGCCCGATGGTTTCCAGCGACGGCGCGAGCTACGGCGGCGCATTTTCTGCCGCACGGGGAAAACTTCCCTGGCCAGTCAATGGTCGATTGCTGGCACGCTTCGGTGATGCCCGCGGCAGCGATGCCCGCGCCAAGTGGGACGGGGTGATGATCAGCGCCAACCCGGGCACCCAGGTACGTGCCGTGCACGGCGGACGCGTGGTGTTCGCCGACTGGTTGCGCGGTGCCGGGCTTCTGGTCATTCTCGACCACGGCAACGGTTACCTGAGCCTGTACGGCCATAACCAGAGCCTGCTCAAGAGCGCCGGTGATATCGTCAAGGCCGGCGAGGCCATTTCCACCGTTGGCGACAGCGGCGGCCAGGATGCTGCCGGCTTGTACTTCGCCATCCGCCAGCAGGGCCGGCCTACCGACCCTTCGCAGTGGTGCCGGGGCTAG
- a CDS encoding S41 family peptidase → MLHSPRLTQLALSIALAVGAPLVTAAEPAKPAAVPATEVTAKAPLPLEELRTFAEVMDRIKAAYVEPVDDKTLLENAIKGMLSNLDPHSAYLGPEDFQELQESTSGEFGGLGIEVGQEDGFIKVVSPIDDTPASRAGVQAGDLIVKINGAPTRGQTMTEAVDKMRGKVGEKITLTLVRDGGTPFDVTLARAVIQVKSVKSQLLENDYGYIRITQFQVKTGDEVGKALAKLRKDNGKKLRGVVLDLRNNPGGVLQSAVEVADHFLTKGLIVYTKGRIANSELRFSADPADASNGVPLVVLINGGSASASEIVAGALQDQKRAVLMGTDSFGKGSVQTVLPLANDRALKLTTALYFTPNGRSIQAQGIVPDIEVRPAKLTAEADTENFKEADLQGHLGNGNGGADRPTGSGKRKERPQDNDFQLSQALSLLKGLNITKGD, encoded by the coding sequence ATGCTGCACTCGCCTCGCCTCACCCAGCTGGCCCTGTCCATCGCCTTGGCGGTCGGCGCGCCCCTGGTTACTGCCGCGGAGCCGGCCAAGCCAGCCGCAGTACCGGCCACCGAGGTGACCGCCAAGGCGCCACTGCCGCTTGAAGAGCTACGCACCTTCGCCGAGGTCATGGACCGCATCAAGGCGGCCTATGTAGAGCCGGTGGATGACAAGACCCTGCTGGAAAATGCCATCAAGGGCATGCTCAGCAACCTCGACCCGCACTCGGCGTACCTCGGCCCCGAAGACTTCCAGGAGCTGCAGGAAAGCACCAGCGGCGAGTTCGGCGGGCTGGGCATCGAAGTGGGCCAGGAAGACGGCTTCATCAAGGTGGTCTCGCCTATCGACGACACCCCGGCCTCGCGTGCTGGCGTGCAGGCCGGCGACCTGATCGTCAAGATCAACGGCGCCCCGACCCGTGGCCAGACCATGACCGAAGCGGTCGACAAGATGCGCGGCAAGGTCGGCGAGAAAATCACCCTGACCCTGGTGCGCGACGGCGGCACCCCCTTCGACGTGACCCTGGCCCGCGCGGTCATCCAGGTCAAGAGCGTGAAGAGCCAGCTGCTGGAGAACGACTACGGCTACATCCGCATCACCCAGTTCCAGGTCAAGACCGGCGACGAAGTCGGCAAGGCCCTGGCCAAGCTGCGCAAGGACAACGGCAAGAAGCTGCGCGGCGTGGTGCTGGACCTGCGCAACAACCCGGGCGGCGTGCTGCAGTCGGCGGTGGAAGTGGCTGACCACTTCCTGACCAAGGGCCTGATCGTCTACACCAAGGGCCGCATTGCCAACTCCGAGCTGCGTTTCTCGGCCGACCCGGCCGACGCCAGCAACGGCGTGCCACTGGTCGTGCTGATCAACGGCGGCAGCGCCTCGGCCTCGGAAATTGTCGCCGGCGCCCTGCAAGACCAGAAACGCGCCGTGCTGATGGGCACCGACAGCTTCGGCAAGGGCTCGGTGCAGACCGTGCTGCCACTGGCCAACGACCGTGCGCTGAAGCTGACCACCGCGCTGTACTTCACCCCCAACGGCCGCTCGATCCAGGCCCAGGGCATCGTCCCCGACATCGAAGTGCGCCCGGCCAAGCTCACCGCCGAAGCCGACACCGAAAACTTCAAGGAAGCCGACCTGCAAGGCCACCTGGGCAACGGCAACGGCGGCGCCGACCGCCCGACTGGCAGCGGCAAGCGCAAGGAGCGCCCGCAGGATAACGACTTCCAGCTGAGCCAGGCCCTGAGCCTGCTCAAAGGCCTGAACATCACCAAGGGCGACTGA
- a CDS encoding divergent polysaccharide deacetylase family protein: MRYLLCLLFSLMAGVAQAAPAGKAYMSIIIDDLGQSSERDSRTLALPGPVTMAIMPDTPHATDFARQAHKAGRTVILHMPMDPATGPYAWHPGTPIEELAKRLDAALAKVPYAAGINNHMGSRMTAQREPMAWLMGELQQRHLFFVDSRTSAATVAAAEAQRIGLAHVSRDVFLDDVRTTEAITGQLQQGIALARRQGSAVLIGHPYPQTLEVLERELPRLRSQGIELIRLKQMIAVRSNQAMPGHGKNGRYTNR; this comes from the coding sequence ATGCGTTATCTGCTGTGTCTGCTGTTCAGCCTGATGGCCGGGGTCGCGCAAGCGGCGCCGGCCGGCAAGGCCTACATGAGCATCATCATCGACGACCTGGGCCAGAGCAGCGAGCGTGACAGCCGCACCCTGGCCCTGCCCGGCCCGGTGACCATGGCGATCATGCCCGATACCCCGCATGCCACCGACTTCGCCCGCCAGGCGCACAAGGCCGGCAGGACGGTAATCCTGCACATGCCCATGGACCCGGCCACCGGGCCCTATGCCTGGCACCCTGGCACGCCGATCGAAGAGCTGGCCAAACGCCTGGACGCGGCCCTGGCCAAGGTGCCGTACGCCGCCGGCATCAACAACCACATGGGCAGCCGCATGACGGCGCAGCGTGAGCCCATGGCCTGGTTGATGGGTGAGCTGCAGCAACGTCACCTGTTCTTCGTCGACAGCCGTACCAGCGCCGCCACCGTGGCCGCAGCCGAAGCCCAGCGCATCGGCCTGGCCCACGTTTCGCGTGATGTGTTCCTTGATGATGTGCGCACCACTGAAGCGATTACCGGGCAGTTGCAGCAGGGCATCGCCCTGGCGCGCAGGCAGGGGTCGGCGGTGCTGATCGGGCATCCTTATCCACAGACTCTGGAAGTGCTGGAACGGGAGTTGCCAAGGCTCAGGAGCCAGGGCATCGAGTTGATCAGGCTCAAGCAGATGATTGCCGTGCGCAGCAATCAGGCGATGCCGGGGCATGGCAAGAATGGCCGCTACACCAATCGCTGA
- a CDS encoding BCCT family transporter, translated as MFFTSALMILVLTALLIAVPETAGQVLGVAQKWLTRTFGWYYMLVIGGYLLFVIYLAFSDYGKLKLGGKDDQPDFSYGAWAGMLFSSGIGISLLYFGASEPLDHYFNPPEGTSASLDAARQGLQLTFLHWGLHGWAIYALVGLAVGYFAYRHNQPLALRSALYPLVGERWVKGAAGNAVDIFGMFVTLLGLVTNLGIGSMQVASGLEYLFGMDHSKTNLLVVILVMAGVATVAAVSGVENGIRRLSNLNIVLFSGLLIFVLLGGETLHLLNGFVQNIGDYLNGIVLKTFDLYVYEGEAGKSERWLGLWTVFYWAWWISWGPFVGMFIARISKGRTVRQLVSGVLLIPLGFTLAWLSIFGNTALDLVINQGAVELGKTALEQPSMSIYQLLEYFPAAKIVIGVAVFVGFVLFLTPADSGAVMMANLSCKGGKVDEDAPHWMVVFWSVVITLVTIGLLFAGNFEAMQTMVVLAGLPFSVVLVLFMFGLYKAMKQDVAVESERAELAARGRRGFSERLTQLELQPTQAVVQRFMDKHVSPALKEAAAQLQTLGFEVETRVGQSRNTMGLRVMMEEGNPFVYEVSLDGYLAAPSEAPVEGEPEVRQRFYRAEVYLHDGSQEYDLMGFAPEQIVRDVLDQFESHRQLLGRVYS; from the coding sequence GTGTTCTTCACCTCCGCGCTGATGATCCTCGTTCTGACTGCCTTGCTTATCGCTGTACCCGAAACCGCCGGCCAAGTGCTGGGCGTGGCCCAGAAATGGCTGACGCGCACCTTCGGCTGGTACTACATGCTGGTAATCGGCGGTTACCTGCTGTTCGTCATCTACCTGGCCTTCTCCGACTACGGCAAGCTCAAGCTTGGCGGCAAGGATGACCAGCCCGACTTCAGCTATGGCGCCTGGGCCGGCATGCTGTTCTCCTCCGGTATCGGCATTTCGCTGCTGTATTTTGGCGCTTCCGAGCCGCTGGACCACTACTTCAACCCGCCAGAAGGCACCTCTGCCAGCCTCGACGCCGCGCGTCAGGGCCTGCAGCTGACCTTCCTGCACTGGGGCCTGCACGGCTGGGCGATCTACGCCCTGGTCGGCCTGGCCGTGGGTTACTTCGCCTACCGTCACAACCAGCCGCTGGCCCTGCGCTCGGCACTGTACCCGCTGGTTGGTGAGCGTTGGGTCAAGGGCGCTGCCGGCAATGCCGTGGACATCTTCGGCATGTTCGTCACGCTGTTGGGCCTGGTGACCAACCTGGGCATCGGCTCGATGCAAGTGGCCTCCGGCCTGGAATACCTGTTCGGCATGGACCACAGCAAGACCAACTTGCTGGTGGTGATCCTGGTCATGGCCGGCGTTGCCACCGTGGCGGCGGTCTCGGGTGTGGAAAACGGCATTCGCCGCTTGTCCAACCTGAACATCGTGCTGTTCAGCGGCCTGTTGATCTTCGTCCTGCTGGGCGGCGAAACCCTGCACCTGCTCAACGGCTTCGTGCAGAACATCGGTGACTACCTAAACGGCATCGTGCTGAAAACCTTCGACCTCTACGTGTATGAAGGCGAAGCCGGCAAGTCCGAGCGCTGGCTGGGCCTGTGGACCGTGTTCTACTGGGCCTGGTGGATCTCCTGGGGCCCGTTCGTCGGCATGTTCATTGCCCGTATCTCCAAGGGCCGCACCGTGCGCCAGCTGGTCAGCGGCGTGCTGCTGATCCCGCTGGGCTTCACCCTGGCCTGGCTGTCGATCTTCGGCAACACTGCGCTGGACCTGGTGATCAACCAGGGCGCCGTGGAACTGGGCAAGACCGCCCTGGAGCAGCCGTCGATGTCGATCTACCAGCTGCTGGAATACTTCCCGGCGGCCAAGATCGTGATCGGTGTAGCGGTGTTCGTCGGCTTCGTGCTGTTCCTCACCCCGGCCGACTCCGGCGCGGTGATGATGGCCAACCTGTCGTGCAAAGGTGGCAAGGTCGACGAAGACGCCCCGCACTGGATGGTGGTGTTCTGGTCGGTGGTCATCACCCTGGTCACCATCGGCCTGCTGTTCGCCGGTAACTTCGAAGCCATGCAGACCATGGTGGTGCTGGCGGGCCTGCCGTTCTCGGTGGTGCTGGTACTGTTCATGTTCGGCCTGTACAAGGCCATGAAGCAGGATGTGGCGGTGGAAAGCGAGCGCGCCGAGCTGGCCGCCCGTGGCCGTCGTGGCTTCAGTGAGCGCCTGACCCAGCTGGAGCTGCAGCCGACCCAGGCCGTGGTGCAGCGTTTCATGGACAAGCATGTCAGCCCGGCGCTGAAAGAAGCCGCCGCGCAGCTGCAGACCTTGGGCTTCGAGGTGGAAACCCGGGTTGGCCAGTCGCGCAACACGATGGGCCTGCGGGTGATGATGGAAGAGGGCAACCCGTTCGTCTATGAAGTGAGCCTGGACGGTTACCTGGCCGCACCGAGCGAAGCGCCGGTGGAAGGCGAGCCGGAAGTGCGCCAGCGCTTCTATCGTGCCGAGGTGTACCTGCACGATGGCAGCCAGGAGTACGACCTGATGGGCTTTGCGCCAGAGCAGATCGTGCGTGATGTGCTGGACCAGTTCGAAAGCCACCGCCAGTTGCTGGGGCGTGTGTATAGCTGA
- the betI gene encoding transcriptional regulator BetI — translation MPKVGMQPIRRQQLIEATLQAVDQVGLGDASIALIARLAGVSNGIISHYFRDKNGLIAATMGYIMNMLNEGVRARRQALKDDSPRAHLKVIIEGNFDASQVNGPAMKTWLAFWASSMHQPDLHRLQRINDHRLYSNLCCQFRRALPLYHARKAARGLAALIDGLWLRGALSGDAFDTDQAIRIAYEYMDLQLAKQHTLGTNDQAAEQPRTALANPAGA, via the coding sequence ATGCCCAAGGTCGGTATGCAACCCATCCGCCGCCAGCAGTTGATCGAAGCCACGTTGCAGGCGGTCGATCAGGTCGGACTGGGTGACGCCAGCATTGCGCTGATTGCCCGTTTGGCCGGTGTGTCGAACGGCATCATCAGTCACTACTTTCGGGACAAGAACGGCCTGATCGCAGCGACGATGGGTTACATCATGAACATGCTCAACGAAGGTGTCAGAGCACGTCGCCAGGCACTGAAAGACGACAGCCCGCGCGCCCACCTGAAAGTGATCATCGAGGGCAACTTCGATGCCAGCCAGGTAAACGGCCCGGCGATGAAAACCTGGTTGGCCTTCTGGGCTTCCAGCATGCACCAGCCCGATTTGCACAGGTTGCAGCGGATCAACGACCACCGCTTGTATTCCAACCTGTGCTGCCAGTTCCGCCGCGCCCTGCCGCTCTACCATGCGCGCAAGGCAGCCCGCGGCCTGGCGGCGTTGATCGACGGCTTGTGGCTGCGTGGCGCCCTGTCGGGTGATGCATTCGACACCGACCAGGCGATACGGATTGCTTACGAATACATGGATCTACAACTGGCTAAACAGCACACCCTGGGTACAAACGACCAGGCCGCTGAACAACCGCGCACGGCCCTTGCCAACCCGGCAGGAGCGTGA
- the betB gene encoding betaine-aldehyde dehydrogenase: MARFGTQKLYIDGAYVDAGSDATFEAINPATGEVLAHVQRATEADVEKAVESAERGQKVWAAMTAMQRSRILRRAVEILRERNDELAMLETLDTGKSYSETRYVDIVTGADVLEYYAGLVPAIEGEQIPLRESSFVYTRREPLGVTAGIGAWNYPIQIALWKSAPALAAGNAMIFKPSEVTSLTTLKLAEIYTEAGLPNGVFNVLTGSGREVGTWLTEHPRIEKVSFTGGTTTGKKVMASASSSSLKEVTMELGGKSPLIICADADLDKAADIAMMANFYSSGQVCTNGTRVFIPAEMKAAFEAKIVERVARIRAGNPEDENTNFGPLVSFQHMESVLGYIAKGKEEGARVLCGGERLTAGDFAKGAFVAPTVFTDCTDDMTIVKEEIFGPVMSILTYETEEEVIRRANDTEYGLAAGVCTNDITRAHRIIHKLEAGICWINAWGESPAEMPVGGYKQSGVGRENGVSSLAQYTRIKSVQVELGGYNSVF; encoded by the coding sequence ATGGCCCGTTTCGGAACGCAAAAACTCTACATTGATGGCGCTTACGTCGACGCTGGCAGCGATGCCACCTTCGAAGCCATCAACCCGGCTACCGGCGAAGTCCTCGCCCACGTGCAACGTGCCACCGAGGCTGACGTCGAGAAGGCCGTCGAAAGCGCCGAGCGTGGCCAGAAAGTCTGGGCCGCGATGACCGCCATGCAGCGTTCGCGCATCCTGCGCCGCGCCGTCGAGATCCTGCGCGAGCGCAACGACGAGCTGGCCATGCTGGAAACCCTGGACACCGGCAAGTCGTACTCGGAAACCCGCTACGTCGACATCGTCACCGGCGCCGACGTGCTGGAGTACTACGCTGGCCTGGTTCCGGCCATCGAAGGCGAGCAGATCCCGCTGCGTGAATCGTCCTTCGTCTACACCCGCCGCGAGCCGCTGGGCGTGACCGCCGGTATCGGCGCCTGGAACTACCCGATCCAGATCGCCCTGTGGAAATCCGCCCCGGCCCTGGCCGCCGGCAACGCGATGATCTTCAAACCGTCGGAAGTCACCTCGCTGACCACCCTGAAACTGGCCGAGATCTACACCGAAGCCGGCCTGCCAAACGGCGTGTTCAACGTTCTGACCGGCAGCGGCCGCGAAGTCGGCACCTGGCTGACCGAACACCCACGCATCGAAAAAGTCTCCTTCACCGGCGGCACCACCACCGGCAAGAAGGTCATGGCCAGCGCCTCGAGCTCGTCGCTCAAGGAAGTCACCATGGAACTGGGCGGCAAGTCGCCACTGATCATCTGCGCCGACGCCGACCTGGACAAGGCCGCCGACATCGCCATGATGGCCAACTTCTACAGCTCGGGCCAGGTGTGCACCAACGGCACCCGCGTGTTCATCCCGGCTGAAATGAAGGCTGCCTTCGAGGCCAAGATCGTCGAGCGCGTTGCCCGCATCCGCGCTGGCAACCCGGAAGACGAAAACACCAACTTCGGCCCGCTGGTCAGCTTCCAGCACATGGAAAGCGTGCTCGGCTACATCGCCAAGGGCAAGGAAGAAGGTGCCCGCGTGCTGTGCGGTGGCGAGCGCCTGACCGCCGGTGATTTCGCCAAGGGCGCGTTCGTGGCCCCGACCGTGTTCACCGACTGCACCGACGACATGACCATCGTCAAGGAAGAGATCTTCGGCCCGGTGATGAGCATCCTCACCTACGAAACCGAAGAAGAAGTCATCCGTCGCGCCAACGACACCGAATACGGCCTGGCCGCCGGTGTGTGCACCAACGACATCACCCGCGCCCACCGCATCATCCACAAGCTGGAAGCCGGTATCTGCTGGATCAACGCCTGGGGCGAATCGCCGGCCGAAATGCCGGTCGGTGGCTACAAGCAGTCGGGTGTCGGCCGTGAGAACGGCGTCAGCTCGCTGGCGCAATACACTCGCATCAAGTCGGTCCAGGTCGAGCTGGGCGGCTACAACTCGGTCTTCTAA
- the betA gene encoding choline dehydrogenase — MSQEFDYIIVGAGSAGNTLATRLTEDAGVTVLLLEAGGPDYRFDFRTQMPAALAFPLQGRRYNWAYETDPEPYMDGRRMECGRGKGLGGSSLINGMCYIRGNAMDFDGWAELPGLEDWTYLDCLPYFRKAETRDIGPNDYHGGEGPVSVTTPKAGNNPLFHAMVEAGVQAGYPRTEDLNGYQQEGFGPMDRTVTKNGRRSSTARGYLDQAKKRPNLTIVTHALTDRVLFDGKRAIGVTYLVGDSEERVEARARKEVIVSSGAIASPQLLQRSGVGPRALLESLDIPVVHDLPGVGENLQDHLELYLQYACTQPVSLYPSLLWWNQPAIGAEWMFNGTGIGASNQFEAGGFIRTRPEFKWPNIQYHFLPVAINYNGSNGVKEHGFQAHMGSMRSPARGRIQAKSKDPRQHPSILFNYMSTEQDWQEFRDGIRLTREIMAQPALDPYRGREISPGAHVQTDEELDKFIREHAETAFHPSCSCKMGTDDMAVVDGEGRVHGMKGLRVVDASIMPLIITGNLNATTIMIAEKISDKIRGRKPLPRSTAKYYVAGDAPVKGKPMREVKQA, encoded by the coding sequence ATGTCCCAAGAATTCGATTACATCATCGTCGGTGCCGGCTCTGCCGGTAACACCCTGGCGACCCGCCTGACCGAAGACGCCGGCGTCACCGTACTGCTGCTGGAAGCCGGTGGCCCTGACTACCGCTTCGACTTCCGTACCCAGATGCCGGCCGCCCTGGCCTTCCCGCTGCAGGGCCGCCGCTACAACTGGGCTTACGAAACCGACCCGGAGCCGTACATGGACGGCCGCCGCATGGAATGTGGCCGCGGCAAGGGCCTGGGTGGCTCGTCGCTGATCAACGGCATGTGCTACATCCGCGGTAACGCCATGGACTTCGACGGCTGGGCAGAACTGCCAGGCCTGGAAGACTGGACCTACCTGGACTGCCTGCCGTACTTCCGTAAAGCCGAAACCCGCGACATCGGCCCGAACGACTATCACGGCGGCGAAGGCCCGGTCAGCGTGACCACGCCAAAAGCGGGCAACAACCCGCTGTTCCACGCCATGGTCGAAGCCGGCGTGCAGGCCGGTTACCCGCGCACCGAAGACCTCAACGGCTACCAGCAGGAAGGCTTCGGTCCCATGGACCGTACCGTGACCAAGAACGGCCGCCGTTCCAGCACCGCCCGTGGCTACCTGGACCAGGCCAAGAAGCGCCCGAACCTGACCATCGTCACCCACGCCCTGACTGACCGCGTGCTGTTCGACGGCAAGCGCGCCATTGGCGTGACCTACCTGGTCGGTGACAGCGAAGAACGCGTTGAAGCCCGCGCCCGCAAGGAAGTGATCGTCAGCTCCGGCGCCATCGCTTCGCCGCAGCTGCTGCAGCGCTCCGGCGTCGGTCCGCGCGCCCTGCTGGAAAGCCTCGACATCCCGGTGGTGCACGACCTGCCTGGCGTTGGCGAAAACCTGCAGGACCACCTGGAACTGTACCTGCAGTACGCCTGCACCCAGCCTGTTTCGCTGTACCCGTCGCTGCTGTGGTGGAACCAGCCGGCCATCGGTGCCGAGTGGATGTTCAACGGCACCGGCATCGGCGCCAGCAACCAGTTCGAGGCCGGTGGTTTCATTCGTACCCGCCCTGAATTCAAGTGGCCGAACATTCAGTACCACTTCCTGCCGGTGGCCATTAACTACAACGGCTCCAACGGCGTGAAGGAACACGGCTTCCAGGCGCACATGGGTTCCATGCGCTCGCCTGCTCGCGGCCGCATCCAGGCCAAGTCGAAGGACCCGCGCCAACACCCGAGCATCCTGTTCAACTACATGTCCACCGAACAGGACTGGCAGGAATTCCGTGACGGCATCCGCCTGACCCGTGAAATCATGGCCCAGCCGGCACTGGACCCGTACCGTGGCCGTGAAATCAGCCCGGGCGCACACGTGCAAACCGACGAAGAGCTGGACAAGTTCATCCGCGAGCACGCCGAAACCGCCTTCCACCCGTCCTGCTCGTGCAAGATGGGCACCGACGACATGGCAGTGGTCGACGGCGAAGGCCGCGTGCATGGCATGAAGGGCCTGCGCGTGGTCGATGCGTCGATCATGCCGCTGATCATCACCGGCAACCTCAACGCCACCACGATCATGATTGCCGAGAAGATTTCGGACAAGATCCGTGGCCGCAAGCCGCTGCCGCGCAGCACTGCCAAGTACTACGTGGCGGGCGATGCACCGGTGAAGGGCAAGCCGATGCGTGAAGTGAAGCAGGCGTAA